The genomic segment GACGCATGTTCTGGACGAAAGGGCAAAGCAAGTATGAAACGAAAAAGACAGTAAAGGCCCATAGGATCTTATGTGTATAAGAGAATTCACAATTGTTGTTAATATGTGTTGCAACAATGGCCACATTTGTATAAGGTCGTTGTAGTAATTAGCGTGGGGTCTTGAGAGTCTATAGATTTGGTTGTTGAATGTGTGATAATCTGACAACTTGGATTTGAACTCCGCTTTTGACGTTCTGGCATTAGTAAGTAAGTTTGGTTTTGACATTTTTGGGTTTGAATTTGTGACACAGAAAATTCTCTGTtcaaatggtatatacaagaacaacttataaataaaacataatgttacttttctttcatcttcatACCATGATTACTTAGGAGGTGGACAGTTAAATCGTATCAGAATCAGTCTTATGTTTATCTATGTGACATAAGTATATCCCAATTCCATATTAAGACGAAGATTTTGAATTAGCTAAAAAAAGAATGTCTAAAAACGATGAGATCCGTAATGTGTGTCAGAAAGAATACATTCATATTAAGTTATGGTTACATGCAAGTTGTTCAATAGTAATTCAGAACCAGAACGAAACTTATCTTAAAAATAAGGGTAATGAAAAAGTGGTTTTCGTGGAGAGGGAGTTTCAGAAGCAAGACTACGAGATTGTGTTCGTACAAGCACCAGTAAATtgaatgaaccaaaaaaaaaaaaagactctttCTTCTATAGAGCTACAAAGATATCAGCTTCTCTCATTtacctgaagaagaagcttttagTTTCTCAGTAGAGGCTAAAACCAAAGAAAGGGCTGATGACAATTCCCAATCCAAGAGCTATAGCCACAAGAGATGAAGCCCAAGTTAGTTTCTCTGTGATCCTTGGAACCTTCTCTTTCAATGCCTCACTACAAGACCCAATAAACGCTGTGTAACTTCCCATTGCGATAACCGTCCCAACCAGAAACATTATCAGAAACGCAGACCCTGCTAACCGAGATGGCAGAGCCAATGCAGGCAAAACAATCATCAGAGCATCCGGTTGTAACCCGTGAACCACTCCAGTTGCAAACGTAGCAaaaccaatcttcttctttttcggcGTTGTTGGTAAGCCCTCTTTCTCTGTTGATACCATACTGATGTCGGTTTCCAAGGCAACAACAGGTTCTGGAATCTCGGAAGCTTCTTTGATTCCCATAGCACCAATAATGACAAGTGTCAATCCCACAATCCTTGTACCCCAAGTTTGCAATACTTCGATATGAAGCCGGTCTTTAAGTAACAGAAACAGTAAACCAAAGATGACTTGACCAGCGTCATGCCCACATCCCCAAAGAGCTCCAACAGCAGCACTTTCCATTTTGCTTCGTCCGATTGACAACGGAGCTAAAGCAGCAAGGTGATCAGGTCCTGATAGCGTGTGCAAGCAACCAGCAAGGAAACCTGTCCATGCACTAGTTAACCAACCGGTTTTAGCTGCTGTCTGGAAGCTAGCGAAAGCAGGTGGTGCAAGAAGCGGGTTAAGCAAAAGCGCAGCTACTGCAGAGATTAGTATGACCGTTCCAGTAGATAACGTCTGCAAAGAAACACAGATTTGTATAGTTTTAGTAAACCACCCCATGTGACTACATAAGAAGGACAGCTAACAAACACAATGTAAACACACAGACAGAGCCACTAATCTTACAAGCTCAAAATCGTTACAGAGCCAAACTTTGGATTTAAGATATACAAGTTCCAACAAGTCTGGATCTTTTTGAGATTTCTCTAACAAGATAAATCAAGTTCAAAGTCAAAAGTATCGTATAAGCTGACGaatcctaaaactatgagaATCTGATTCCGTGATTCTTGTAACTGACagatttaaacccaaaaaaattggaactttttttgtaaacaaaacccAATAAACCCCAAATCTAATGTAACTCAAGCATCAACATATAAAGTCTATAGATTTCTCAATTCCAGTGATAAAAACGCGAAATTGAATTTACCTTTCGCTGCTCAGAAGCAGTCGGCACGATCCGTTGGAGGAATCCAGGATTAGGTTTGGAATTTTCCGATTTGAGAGATCCATTGAAGGAATTGTTAGTCTTATTAGAAACTAGAGGCGTAAACGCTGATGGGTTTTGGAAAGCGTTGCAAGAGATTGAGCTGAGTCGGCGTGACGACTCGAGCCGAcggtggtgatgatgagatgaGGAGACAAAGGCTAGAGTCGATGAGCGGAGACAAGGAATGAAAGGAGAAGTCTTTGTAAAGAATTTGGAagtagaagaagacgaaggttGTAGAAGCCTTTCCATGGcgtccttctccttcttctccctcGGCGAGTCTCAAAACTGAAGAGAGGAGGAGTACGTGCGCCTTGCTCTGTTTTAATAGGATATTcgattttttaaatatggtatttttattttttttgtttctttacaaataaaaataatgtaaattacGAATTAGTAATAtttcttcttaacaaaaaaataatattttacattttttataattcaaaactactataaatctttttattacaaaaatgctaaattttgaaaagtttaatTAGGTGAAAAATTCttataaggtaaaaaaaaaaagttgaatggACAATTAACTACCGTATTAAAAGCCGACTGGCCTAAATATTCTTACGTTAATTAGCAATGAGACAAAAGAAGTGAACTTTATAAACATGTCATAGTTAGATCGAGCtttaatactataaaaaaagttgtgtGTGAAATAATTGATCGAATGTGCATAGAAGTAAGGTCCAAAAAACCCGTGGTATGGGTCTTGTTCCATCGAGttgtataaaaatatgttatggACTTGGTAAAAGTAAGGCATAGCaattaaaatgataaaagaataCTATACTGTATTTGGTTTGAAATGTCAAATCTTTCGCCTAACAAAAAGAGAAACGTAAAAGCAAAATATGATGATATATGGAATCCACGACGCATCCATCCACGTTACTATTTTATTTCCTCGTCTGCTTATATAGACTTCATTTACCTACACTTCCTAATTTCCctagttacatttttttcaatatCATTTATATTCCTTCTTCTAATATATTCACTCAGAAGGTTCAGTTTGAAGTAACAAGTTTgttgaattaatttttatatttgcaatgtatataaataaatggagTAGGTTATTAAACGAAATGGTTTATGAGATTACAAATGCATCTACGTGGCAAAATATGAAATACGtgagcaaaataaaacaacgtTTTGGATAATTGCATAACAAATACCTcgacttatttatatttttccaagATTTCCTCATTTCTTTCGCATAAAAAAATACTTGGTTACTCTCTCCGAGCACACGTCGAGCAGTGGCGCACATGTCataagtttaaaaattattatctttctGAGAAGAATAAAACATACAACATGTGTGCATCCCCATAGACTACACCAACTTTTACCTCTTTACGATTTACGAAAGAAACAAATACTATAAGACATCAAATTAGCTTAGGTAAGATCGGGAAAAAAATCGAATCTCAATATTGAGATGATATTTTGAATACTGATTACTATTATCTTATGTTCTTCCGTTCGTATTTAAAACCAATAATCAAAATCATCctgaatatacaaaaaaaaaagatgaattgtttgttgttgattccGTCTGTATCCTTCCATTAGCAAAATTGAGCAATGATGATGTCTATGTACTTTTTAATATGTGACGTATCAGTTCCaaacttcttgtttttttccgATAAAATAGTTGGCAATCTATTAGGGTCCCACTTCAACTACGGGCCTAGTGTTTGTGGGGACAAATGGGCCGGCCCATGTGTCCATATGTAATCCAATTAAATTACCCAATCTCGTTTCTGTGAGGTTTATTTTTGGATTCTCGTTTCTGTGAGGTTTACTTTTGGATTCTGTTTCCGTTTATAGTAGATAAATCAAATTCCATTCAAAAAATCCTTTACGTAGTCCTACATTCATaggcaaaaaacaaaaataaaaaattcctaataaaaaaatactaatatagatGAATAAATAGTacaatgatatatcatatatgaacaTAAATCTATCACagttgggaaaaaaaatctaaaggcAGTCGGGAATATGAAATATTGCAAGTCGCTCCATTACAACTTTACAAGTTAAGCAAGTTATCgatatattttaatcaaagaGTGCAAAAAGAT from the Camelina sativa cultivar DH55 chromosome 12, Cs, whole genome shotgun sequence genome contains:
- the LOC104729704 gene encoding uncharacterized protein LOC104729704, whose amino-acid sequence is MERLLQPSSSSTSKFFTKTSPFIPCLRSSTLAFVSSSHHHHRRLESSRRLSSISCNAFQNPSAFTPLVSNKTNNSFNGSLKSENSKPNPGFLQRIVPTASEQRKTLSTGTVILISAVAALLLNPLLAPPAFASFQTAAKTGWLTSAWTGFLAGCLHTLSGPDHLAALAPLSIGRSKMESAAVGALWGCGHDAGQVIFGLLFLLLKDRLHIEVLQTWGTRIVGLTLVIIGAMGIKEASEIPEPVVALETDISMVSTEKEGLPTTPKKKKIGFATFATGVVHGLQPDALMIVLPALALPSRLAGSAFLIMFLVGTVIAMGSYTAFIGSCSEALKEKVPRITEKLTWASSLVAIALGLGIVISPFFGFSLY